In Legionella lytica, one genomic interval encodes:
- the rnhB gene encoding ribonuclease HII, whose product MNKMRLLAGVDEVGRGPLAGAVVTAAVILKEPIGGLADSKKLSAKKRKLLSLQIQEQALAFAYGRAEVGEIDTLNIHQATLLAMQRAVEALPIQPDEVLVDGAHAPKLSVPCQAIIQGDGLIPEISAASILAKVLRDEEMEALDAIYPGYGFAGHKGYPTVAHREALARLGPCQIHRRSYAPVAALL is encoded by the coding sequence ATGAATAAGATGAGATTGCTTGCCGGCGTAGATGAGGTGGGGCGTGGACCTTTGGCGGGCGCCGTAGTGACTGCGGCAGTTATTTTAAAAGAACCTATTGGAGGGCTGGCTGACTCTAAAAAATTAAGTGCTAAGAAGCGTAAATTATTGTCTCTGCAAATCCAGGAGCAGGCCTTGGCATTTGCTTATGGCCGCGCCGAGGTTGGTGAAATTGATACTTTGAATATTCATCAAGCTACATTACTGGCCATGCAGAGAGCTGTAGAAGCTTTACCTATTCAACCTGATGAAGTTTTAGTTGACGGAGCGCATGCTCCAAAATTAAGCGTTCCCTGTCAGGCGATTATTCAAGGTGATGGCCTGATTCCTGAAATCAGTGCAGCCTCTATACTCGCGAAAGTCTTACGTGATGAGGAAATGGAGGCACTGGATGCCATTTATCCTGGATATGGCTTTGCTGGCCATAAAGGATATCCTACAGTTGCTCATAGAGAGGCTTTAGCCCGATTAGGGCCTTGCCAGATTCATCGCAGAAGTTATGCACCAGTGGCGGCCTTACTCTAG
- a CDS encoding Gfo/Idh/MocA family protein: MNKIRCAVIGVGYLGRFHAQKYQLIPHAELVAVCDLHEEAAKRVGQELNVPAYTDYRDLFDKVDAVSIAATTSMHYELAKAFLEQGIHVLLEKPMTETTAQAEELVLLAKKHKAKLQIGHLERFNSARMALDNYLDKPLFIEAERLAPFTPRGADVNVIFDVMIHDIDLILNMVKSPIVSILAQGTPILTKAIDIAHVRLTFANHCVANLTASRASLNSSRKTRIFQENCFLSIDYQNKQLSVFKKGTGEMFPGIPDIIHEQKELENGDALFEEIKAFLKCIAEDSTPLVTGEDGLAALLTAEQITTLIHNNLMERHAQS, encoded by the coding sequence ATGAATAAAATTCGCTGCGCCGTGATTGGTGTTGGTTACCTAGGTCGTTTTCACGCACAAAAATACCAATTGATTCCTCATGCCGAATTAGTTGCCGTATGCGACTTACACGAAGAAGCAGCAAAAAGAGTAGGTCAGGAGCTAAATGTTCCTGCTTATACTGATTATCGTGACTTATTTGATAAAGTTGATGCGGTAAGTATTGCAGCTACAACCAGTATGCATTATGAACTAGCCAAAGCCTTTTTAGAGCAAGGCATTCATGTTTTACTAGAAAAACCGATGACCGAAACCACGGCTCAAGCAGAAGAATTAGTTCTGTTGGCGAAAAAGCACAAAGCCAAACTACAGATAGGACATCTTGAGCGCTTTAATTCTGCACGCATGGCTCTGGACAACTACTTGGATAAGCCCCTGTTCATTGAAGCAGAACGTCTGGCACCATTCACACCTCGTGGAGCCGATGTAAATGTAATATTTGATGTAATGATCCATGACATCGATTTAATACTAAATATGGTAAAAAGTCCTATTGTTTCCATCTTAGCCCAAGGAACACCAATTCTGACAAAAGCCATTGATATCGCTCATGTACGTCTTACCTTTGCAAATCACTGCGTGGCTAATTTGACAGCAAGCCGAGCCAGCCTCAATTCGTCTAGAAAAACACGGATATTCCAGGAAAATTGTTTCTTATCCATTGATTATCAAAACAAACAGCTTTCTGTATTTAAAAAAGGGACGGGTGAAATGTTCCCTGGAATCCCAGATATTATCCATGAACAAAAAGAATTGGAAAATGGTGATGCATTATTTGAAGAAATAAAAGCATTCTTAAAGTGCATTGCCGAAGACAGCACTCCACTGGTTACAGGTGAAGATGGGCTTGCAGCCTTACTGACTGCAGAGCAAATTACTACACTAATTCACAACAACCTTATGGAACGTCATGCACAAAGCTAA
- the lpxB gene encoding lipid-A-disaccharide synthase, producing the protein MHKAKRVVIIAGEESGDVHASALVKQLKAHYSNIEISGIGGKHMHDAGVELISDLARYGVTGITEVVRHLKVIRNAFQAIKKHLQQQKPDLLILVDYPGFNLRLAKYAKRKLGIKILYYISPQIWAWKAKRIHLIKECVDRMAVILPFEKTIYEHAQVPVSFVGHPLIEKINAVGERDSQRAVLNIPVGAKVFGLLPGSRHNEIERHMPILRDTAERLHQQYPDWQFVIPIADTIDSEKITNYFAQSNLPITFVEGQALSCMAAADFVIVASGTASLECALLKKPMCIIYKSSFITYVLAAKFIKVKFLGLCNLLSNKMIVPEFLQYDCNVDELTHYVTQFFNDHSRQARMLEQLGKLRTSLSSEESDCSLFALVESELFEKNACF; encoded by the coding sequence ATGCACAAAGCTAAACGGGTCGTTATTATTGCAGGTGAAGAGTCTGGTGATGTTCATGCCTCCGCATTGGTTAAGCAACTAAAAGCACACTATTCCAATATAGAGATAAGTGGTATTGGTGGTAAGCATATGCATGATGCAGGCGTCGAGTTAATTTCAGATTTAGCTCGTTATGGAGTTACCGGAATCACTGAAGTAGTTCGTCATCTTAAAGTCATTCGTAACGCATTTCAGGCAATTAAAAAGCATCTACAGCAACAAAAACCTGATTTGCTAATTTTGGTGGATTACCCAGGTTTTAACTTACGGCTTGCCAAGTATGCAAAGCGTAAATTAGGAATTAAAATTCTTTATTACATCAGTCCGCAAATTTGGGCCTGGAAAGCAAAGCGTATTCATCTAATTAAAGAATGCGTTGATCGCATGGCGGTTATCTTACCCTTTGAAAAAACAATCTATGAACATGCTCAAGTACCAGTAAGTTTTGTTGGCCATCCATTAATAGAAAAAATTAATGCTGTTGGTGAACGTGATTCGCAGCGAGCCGTATTAAATATTCCTGTGGGGGCTAAAGTTTTTGGCCTGCTTCCAGGAAGTCGCCATAATGAAATTGAGCGCCACATGCCCATACTCCGCGATACTGCAGAACGACTACACCAACAATATCCTGATTGGCAATTTGTTATTCCTATTGCTGACACTATTGATTCAGAAAAGATTACTAATTATTTTGCACAAAGCAATCTACCTATAACCTTTGTCGAGGGGCAGGCATTAAGCTGTATGGCTGCTGCGGATTTTGTCATCGTCGCCTCAGGAACTGCCTCTTTAGAATGTGCTTTATTAAAAAAACCAATGTGTATTATTTATAAATCGTCATTTATTACTTACGTATTGGCCGCCAAATTCATTAAAGTTAAATTTCTAGGTCTATGTAATCTTTTATCAAATAAAATGATAGTTCCAGAATTTCTACAATATGATTGTAATGTTGATGAGTTAACACATTATGTGACTCAATTTTTTAACGATCACTCACGTCAAGCAAGAATGCTCGAACAATTAGGAAAACTTAGAACCTCATTGTCATCCGAGGAGTCTGATTGCTCATTATTTGCCCTAGTAGAGAGTGAATTGTTCGAAAAAAATGCATGTTTTTAG
- a CDS encoding helix-turn-helix domain-containing protein — MNVIETPEVTQSIIKQDQGLQDLVYNLVTRFLSENKNKSIDDLYDMILSEVEPPLLQAVMEKRRGNQLQAAKMLGISRGTIRKKLQRYFGTKYFRLTDE; from the coding sequence ATGAATGTCATTGAAACACCTGAAGTTACCCAGTCAATAATCAAACAAGACCAAGGTCTCCAGGATTTAGTTTATAATCTGGTTACTCGTTTTCTTTCAGAAAATAAAAACAAAAGTATTGACGACCTTTATGACATGATTTTGTCTGAAGTTGAACCTCCATTATTACAAGCAGTAATGGAAAAACGTCGTGGTAACCAGCTACAAGCAGCTAAAATGTTGGGTATTAGCCGCGGTACAATCAGAAAGAAATTACAAAGATATTTCGGAACAAAGTACTTCCGATTAACTGATGAATAA
- the htpG gene encoding molecular chaperone HtpG, protein MVNKQQTMGFQTEVKQMLHLVVHALYSNKEIFLRELISNASDALDKLRFLALSDSTLFENDSDLKISIHVNEKLKTITINDNGIGLSWDEAVANLGTIAKSGTKEFMSQLTGENAKDSQLIGQFGVGFYSAFIVADKVTVKSRRAGLKPEEGIVWESNGEGEFSIASETKATRGTEITLHIKAEDDEFLSDWRIRNIISKYSDHICWPIVMEKRGEENKDSNEMETVNKATALWTMQKSEISDEDYKLLYKHISHDFQDPLIWSHNHVEGKNDYISLLYIPAHAPYDLWQHENKHGLKLYVKRVFIMDDAAQFLPRYLRFIKGIVDASDLPLNVSREILQDNKQVESIRSACTKRVLSMLEKMSTQDKETYQKFWNEFGLVLKEGPVEDFANRDAISKLLRFATTKSASEKQEVSLEEYVSRMKEGQDKIYYITASSYNAAKHSPHLEIFNKKGIEVLLLSDRIDEWLVGYLSEFDGKKLQSISKGKVELGDESEEQIKEQEKTLEPMLNHIKKVLDAKVKDVLLTNRLTDSPACIVADEQDMNLEMQRILQAAGQQVPESKPVFEINPEHALIKRLHDIQDDSLFELWVTMLFEQAVLAEGGQLDNPADFISRVNKLLVLS, encoded by the coding sequence ATGGTCAATAAGCAACAAACGATGGGCTTTCAAACAGAAGTGAAGCAAATGTTGCATTTAGTAGTACATGCGCTTTACAGTAACAAAGAAATCTTTCTAAGAGAGCTAATTTCTAATGCTTCAGATGCCTTAGATAAGCTAAGATTTTTAGCTTTATCTGACAGCACCCTATTTGAAAATGATTCTGATTTAAAGATCAGCATTCATGTTAATGAAAAATTGAAAACCATAACGATTAATGACAATGGAATAGGTTTAAGTTGGGATGAGGCTGTGGCCAATTTGGGTACAATTGCTAAATCAGGTACTAAAGAATTTATGAGCCAATTGACTGGTGAAAACGCTAAAGATTCACAGTTAATTGGACAATTTGGGGTAGGATTTTACTCTGCATTTATTGTAGCTGATAAAGTGACTGTTAAAAGTCGACGCGCTGGCCTAAAACCTGAAGAAGGTATTGTTTGGGAATCGAATGGTGAAGGCGAGTTTTCTATAGCGTCTGAAACCAAAGCAACTCGTGGAACAGAAATTACTTTACACATTAAAGCTGAAGATGATGAGTTTCTAAGTGATTGGCGCATTCGTAATATCATTAGCAAATACTCTGATCATATTTGCTGGCCAATTGTTATGGAAAAGCGTGGCGAAGAAAATAAAGATAGCAATGAGATGGAAACCGTGAATAAGGCTACCGCTTTATGGACCATGCAAAAATCTGAAATTAGCGACGAAGATTATAAGTTACTCTACAAACATATTTCTCATGATTTCCAGGATCCTTTAATCTGGTCTCATAACCATGTAGAAGGTAAGAATGACTATATTTCATTACTCTACATTCCTGCTCATGCTCCGTATGACCTATGGCAACATGAAAACAAACACGGTTTGAAACTTTATGTCAAACGCGTTTTCATTATGGATGATGCAGCACAATTCTTGCCAAGATATTTGCGCTTTATCAAAGGGATTGTTGATGCCAGTGATTTACCATTGAATGTATCGCGAGAAATTCTGCAAGACAACAAGCAAGTTGAAAGCATTCGCTCTGCGTGCACTAAGCGTGTTTTATCGATGCTTGAAAAGATGAGCACACAAGATAAAGAAACGTATCAGAAGTTTTGGAATGAATTTGGATTGGTACTTAAAGAGGGGCCTGTTGAGGATTTTGCAAACCGAGATGCTATTTCTAAATTATTGCGTTTTGCTACGACTAAATCAGCTTCTGAGAAACAAGAAGTATCACTTGAAGAATATGTTAGTCGCATGAAAGAAGGGCAAGATAAAATTTATTATATTACTGCCTCAAGTTACAACGCAGCTAAACATAGCCCTCATTTGGAAATCTTTAATAAAAAAGGAATTGAGGTATTATTACTTAGTGATCGCATTGATGAGTGGTTAGTTGGTTACCTGAGTGAATTTGATGGTAAAAAGCTGCAATCCATTTCTAAAGGTAAAGTAGAGCTTGGTGATGAGTCTGAAGAACAAATCAAAGAGCAAGAAAAAACTTTAGAACCTATGTTGAATCATATTAAGAAAGTTCTGGATGCTAAAGTTAAAGATGTATTATTAACCAATCGTTTAACTGATTCACCCGCATGTATTGTTGCTGATGAGCAAGATATGAACCTAGAAATGCAACGTATTCTCCAGGCTGCAGGCCAACAGGTTCCAGAAAGCAAACCTGTCTTTGAAATTAACCCAGAGCATGCCTTAATCAAACGTCTACATGATATTCAAGATGACAGTCTTTTTGAATTATGGGTAACCATGTTGTTTGAACAAGCCGTCTTGGCTGAGGGTGGGCAGCTAGATAATCCAGCTGATTTTATTAGCCGGGTCAATAAGTTATTGGTTTTATCTTAA
- a CDS encoding pyridoxal-phosphate dependent enzyme: MWNLSSRSHRLNHFPKQGVTCYAKRDDELGCGISGSKLRKYASLMPYLMEQGIKHLLIIAGPQSNNLLAALQLAREFNLKVTAFLIKPWKLERKGNFKLSSLFLEEYEIIWVTREDWGQVNEQAQNYLKTLNEPGFVLLEGASVPQALVGAMSLAKDVCDNEVFLNCRFQHIFIDAGTGFSAAALIKGLNLLEHQAQVHVLLLADDEALFKSKLHSWLNCEPVNYDCFYPTTARAFGAVNQTIKNEVKRLAREEGILADPIYAAKLFYEARQFIERKALKGNVLVIHSGGTLTIPNFDY; encoded by the coding sequence ATGTGGAATTTATCGAGCCGAAGCCATCGTTTAAATCATTTTCCTAAGCAAGGTGTTACTTGCTATGCCAAAAGAGATGATGAGTTAGGTTGTGGCATTAGTGGCTCTAAATTACGTAAATATGCGTCGCTGATGCCTTATCTTATGGAGCAAGGAATTAAGCATTTACTGATTATTGCTGGCCCTCAGTCCAATAATTTGCTTGCTGCCTTACAATTAGCACGAGAGTTTAATTTAAAAGTTACGGCATTTCTCATTAAACCTTGGAAGTTAGAGCGAAAAGGCAACTTTAAATTGAGTTCTCTTTTTTTAGAAGAGTATGAAATCATTTGGGTAACACGTGAAGATTGGGGGCAGGTAAATGAACAGGCGCAAAATTACCTAAAAACATTGAATGAGCCAGGCTTTGTGTTGTTGGAGGGGGCTAGTGTTCCACAAGCTCTGGTTGGTGCAATGAGTCTTGCCAAAGATGTTTGTGATAATGAAGTGTTTTTAAATTGCCGTTTTCAGCATATTTTTATCGATGCAGGAACCGGGTTTTCTGCCGCTGCACTAATTAAAGGTTTAAACTTGTTAGAACATCAGGCCCAAGTTCACGTGCTTTTGCTTGCTGATGATGAGGCACTCTTTAAATCTAAATTACATTCATGGCTTAATTGTGAGCCTGTAAATTATGACTGTTTTTATCCAACTACAGCAAGAGCATTCGGAGCAGTCAATCAAACAATTAAAAATGAAGTAAAGCGTTTAGCACGAGAAGAGGGGATTTTGGCTGATCCAATTTATGCTGCAAAACTATTTTATGAAGCAAGACAATTTATTGAGCGTAAAGCACTTAAAGGAAATGTGCTGGTTATCCACTCAGGGGGAACTCTGACTATACCAAATTTTGATTATTGA
- the yaaA gene encoding peroxide stress protein YaaA: MLILLSPAKKLLQTSTPYSGTISKPLFPEQTKTLVELMKSKSVEDIAALMDLSKDLATLNFERYQEFVFDGHSPHAYPALFLFHGDVYQGLQADTWKPDTVTYAQSHLRILSGLYGLLNPLDAIQPYRLEMGVRLANPVGKSLYDFWQGTITDTLNQQLATQKNPVVVNLASTEYFKAVNEKKLNYSVVTINFYEHKNNQLKMIGIHAKKARGVMAKFLMENQIDNPEGIKQFNELGYEFHQASSSETHFDFIR, encoded by the coding sequence ATGCTAATTTTATTATCGCCAGCAAAAAAATTACTACAAACTTCAACACCCTATTCTGGAACGATCTCAAAACCTTTATTTCCTGAACAAACTAAAACTTTAGTCGAATTAATGAAATCCAAGTCTGTTGAGGATATTGCTGCATTAATGGATTTATCTAAAGACTTAGCTACTTTGAATTTTGAACGGTATCAGGAATTTGTTTTTGATGGGCATTCGCCACATGCTTATCCTGCGCTATTTTTATTTCATGGTGATGTTTACCAAGGATTGCAAGCTGATACTTGGAAACCAGACACTGTAACTTACGCTCAATCGCATTTGCGTATTTTGTCGGGGCTTTATGGTCTATTAAATCCCTTAGATGCTATCCAGCCATATCGGTTAGAAATGGGGGTACGTTTAGCAAATCCTGTGGGTAAATCATTGTATGATTTCTGGCAAGGTACTATTACTGATACACTGAATCAGCAATTAGCAACACAGAAAAATCCTGTAGTAGTAAATCTTGCCTCGACAGAGTATTTTAAAGCGGTAAATGAGAAAAAATTAAATTATTCTGTAGTTACTATAAATTTTTATGAGCATAAGAATAATCAACTGAAAATGATTGGCATCCATGCCAAAAAGGCGCGTGGAGTGATGGCTAAATTCTTAATGGAAAATCAAATTGATAATCCTGAAGGGATCAAACAGTTTAATGAATTAGGGTATGAATTCCATCAAGCCAGCTCTTCGGAAACGCATTTTGATTTTATTCGTTAA
- the glnA gene encoding type I glutamate--ammonia ligase: MSKKVLLEAIKEHDAKFIDLRFTDIRGKEQHITVPISCVDDDLIENGKMIDGSSFKGWQKIHQSDLALIPDLETIKFDPFFQDNTLFIRCDVVDPKTMMGYERCPRSLAKRAEAYLQSTGIADTAFFGPEPEFFIFDSVQWQTSMSGSFYKIDSEEAEWSSSKEMEGGNIGHRPSIKGGYFPVPPVDSSHDIRSAMSLTLEALGEVVEAHHHEVATANQCELATRFSSLTDKADRLQILKYVIHNVAHNYGKTATFMPKPLVGDNGSGMHCHQSLAKDGQNLFSGDQYAGLSETALYYIGGIIKHARALNAFTNPSTNSYKRLVPGFEAPVLLAYSARNRSAAIRIPHVSSPKARRIEVRFPDPTANPYLAFAAMLMAGLDGIQNKIHPGQPMDKDLYDLPPEELVDVPTVSASLEQALDSLAADHEFLVQGDVFSRDFINNYIDMKREEVAKIRSLTHPYEFELYYSL, translated from the coding sequence ATGAGTAAAAAAGTATTACTTGAAGCAATTAAGGAACATGATGCCAAGTTTATTGATCTACGATTCACTGATATACGTGGAAAAGAGCAACACATCACTGTTCCTATTTCCTGTGTTGATGATGATTTAATCGAAAATGGTAAAATGATCGATGGTTCTTCATTCAAGGGTTGGCAGAAAATTCACCAATCAGATTTAGCGTTAATTCCCGATTTGGAAACTATTAAATTTGATCCTTTCTTCCAGGACAATACCTTATTTATTCGTTGTGATGTGGTTGATCCCAAAACAATGATGGGCTACGAGCGTTGCCCCAGATCATTGGCGAAACGCGCAGAGGCTTATTTACAATCTACCGGTATTGCGGACACTGCGTTCTTTGGACCAGAGCCTGAGTTCTTTATATTCGACAGCGTGCAATGGCAAACAAGTATGTCAGGTTCGTTTTATAAAATTGATTCAGAAGAGGCTGAGTGGAGTTCCTCTAAAGAAATGGAAGGCGGAAATATTGGCCACCGTCCTTCAATAAAAGGTGGTTATTTTCCTGTTCCTCCTGTTGATTCATCACATGACATTCGTTCGGCCATGAGTTTGACTCTTGAAGCACTTGGTGAAGTGGTTGAAGCGCACCATCATGAAGTTGCGACAGCAAACCAATGCGAACTGGCAACTCGCTTTAGCTCATTAACTGATAAAGCGGACCGCTTACAAATTTTAAAATACGTGATTCATAATGTGGCTCACAACTACGGTAAAACAGCTACCTTTATGCCTAAGCCATTGGTTGGGGATAACGGAAGTGGTATGCACTGTCATCAATCTTTAGCTAAAGATGGGCAGAATTTATTCTCTGGTGATCAATATGCAGGACTTTCTGAAACCGCATTGTATTATATTGGCGGAATCATTAAGCATGCGCGTGCATTAAATGCATTTACAAACCCATCAACAAACAGCTACAAGCGTCTTGTTCCTGGTTTTGAAGCGCCCGTATTGCTGGCTTATTCTGCGAGAAACCGTTCTGCAGCAATTCGTATTCCACATGTGAGTAGTCCAAAGGCTCGCCGTATTGAAGTACGTTTCCCGGATCCTACTGCGAACCCATATCTTGCTTTTGCTGCAATGTTGATGGCTGGTCTAGATGGAATTCAAAATAAAATCCACCCAGGTCAACCAATGGATAAAGATCTTTATGATCTACCGCCAGAAGAGTTGGTGGATGTACCCACAGTGAGTGCATCTTTGGAGCAAGCTTTGGATAGCTTAGCGGCAGATCATGAGTTCTTAGTGCAGGGAGATGTATTCTCGCGTGACTTTATTAATAACTATATTGATATGAAGCGAGAAGAGGTTGCTAAAATCAGAAGCTTAACTCATCCTTATGAGTTTGAGCTGTATTACAGCTTGTAA
- the lspF gene encoding GspF family T2SS innner membrane protein variant LspF — protein sequence MGAYQYQALKKNGSTSKGVLEADSERHARQLLRDQGLIPTQVQVLTQQRSGSSGSSKGKISAADLSLFTRQLATLLAAGIPVEESLRGVSEQTEKDKVRELIIGVRAKVLEGYGLAQAMSQYPQAFPELYRSTVGSGEQTGHLDVVLEKLADYTENQQQTRQKVQQALIYPAIMILVSIGIISFLLSFVVPKIIEVFTSSGQTLPGMTELLITISNFVKSYGLYALLGIILVLYAFKKSLNNIKVKTAWHRLLLKLPVVSYLAKTINVARYIHTFGILFAAGVSVLETMRVSASLVTNLVMRQAFDAATIKVREGSGISEALRETGYISPMAIHLISSGEKSGQLSPMMERSASHLDNEVKRLIDTSLTLLEPLVILLMGAVVLFIVLATLLPIFSMEQLIT from the coding sequence ATGGGTGCGTATCAATATCAAGCATTGAAAAAGAATGGCAGCACAAGTAAAGGAGTGCTGGAAGCTGACTCAGAACGCCATGCACGCCAATTATTACGCGATCAAGGATTGATCCCTACCCAGGTACAGGTATTAACCCAACAGAGATCTGGCAGTAGTGGCAGCAGCAAAGGCAAAATCTCTGCCGCCGACCTTTCCCTCTTTACTCGTCAATTAGCTACTTTATTAGCAGCGGGAATCCCCGTTGAAGAATCATTGCGCGGCGTTAGTGAGCAGACTGAAAAAGATAAAGTGCGTGAACTGATTATTGGCGTCCGCGCCAAAGTACTTGAGGGTTATGGTTTAGCCCAGGCAATGTCTCAATACCCTCAAGCGTTTCCTGAATTATACCGCTCGACAGTGGGTTCAGGGGAGCAAACCGGACACCTTGATGTGGTCCTGGAAAAACTTGCCGATTACACTGAAAATCAGCAACAAACACGGCAAAAGGTGCAACAAGCCTTGATCTATCCGGCGATTATGATCCTCGTTTCTATTGGTATTATTTCTTTTTTGCTCAGCTTCGTAGTTCCCAAAATTATTGAGGTATTTACCAGCAGTGGACAAACACTACCAGGAATGACCGAGTTATTAATTACTATTAGTAATTTTGTAAAATCCTATGGCCTATACGCTTTACTGGGTATTATTTTGGTTCTTTATGCCTTTAAGAAAAGTCTAAATAATATAAAGGTTAAAACAGCTTGGCATCGTCTGCTGCTTAAATTACCTGTGGTTTCCTATTTAGCAAAAACCATTAACGTCGCTCGTTACATTCATACTTTCGGTATTTTATTTGCCGCAGGAGTAAGTGTTTTGGAAACCATGCGTGTTTCTGCAAGCCTGGTAACCAACTTGGTCATGAGGCAAGCATTCGACGCAGCAACCATCAAAGTACGAGAAGGCTCGGGAATAAGTGAGGCTCTAAGAGAAACAGGCTATATTAGTCCTATGGCTATTCATTTAATATCCAGTGGTGAAAAAAGTGGACAGCTTTCGCCTATGATGGAGCGCTCCGCTAGCCACTTGGATAATGAAGTAAAACGTCTTATTGACACATCATTAACCTTATTAGAACCTTTAGTTATCTTATTGATGGGAGCCGTGGTGTTATTTATTGTGTTAGCAACATTATTACCTATTTTCTCAATGGAACAATTGATAACATAA
- the lspG gene encoding GspG family T2SS major pseudopilin variant LspG — protein sequence MNRQKGFSLIEIMVVVVILGILASIVVPKIMGRPDEARRVKAKQDVLAIQNALDLYKLDNGNYPTTDQGLMALVEKPTSNPIPHNWKQYLKSLPKDPWNRDYLYLNPGQHGDVDVFTYGAEGQPGGTGINAEIGNWDEK from the coding sequence ATGAACAGACAAAAAGGTTTTTCCTTAATTGAAATTATGGTGGTTGTGGTCATTTTAGGTATTCTTGCCTCCATTGTTGTTCCCAAAATTATGGGCCGTCCCGATGAGGCGCGTCGAGTCAAAGCAAAACAAGACGTCCTTGCTATTCAAAATGCCCTTGATTTATATAAACTGGACAATGGTAATTACCCCACTACAGATCAAGGCCTAATGGCATTGGTAGAAAAACCAACGTCGAACCCGATTCCTCACAATTGGAAGCAATATTTAAAATCATTGCCCAAAGATCCATGGAATAGAGATTACCTGTATTTAAATCCAGGCCAGCATGGTGATGTAGACGTCTTTACCTATGGGGCAGAAGGCCAACCAGGTGGTACTGGCATTAATGCAGAAATTGGTAACTGGGATGAGAAATAA
- the gspH gene encoding type II secretion system minor pseudopilin GspH: MQKLVTGMRNNRGFTLIEIMIVIVIIGITVGFALIAFGDFGEGKRIQFAAEQLVNNMRLAQQQAILETTTLGLRIDSKSYQILQLQGSQWSPMSSKGIFKTTYFPNNTVITLNTHYRSSIGTPPIIITASGDMTPFTLSFGSTKETQLVILTGRRNGDLILKAANTK; the protein is encoded by the coding sequence ATGCAGAAATTGGTAACTGGGATGAGAAATAACCGAGGTTTCACCCTAATTGAAATTATGATCGTGATTGTGATTATAGGCATTACCGTTGGTTTTGCCTTAATCGCATTTGGTGATTTCGGTGAAGGCAAGCGCATTCAATTTGCTGCGGAACAATTAGTAAACAATATGCGCCTTGCGCAACAGCAAGCTATTTTAGAAACAACCACTTTAGGCTTGCGTATTGATAGTAAGAGTTATCAAATTCTGCAATTACAAGGTTCTCAATGGAGCCCTATGTCTAGTAAGGGAATTTTTAAGACAACTTATTTTCCTAACAATACCGTAATTACCCTGAATACGCATTACCGCTCCTCTATAGGCACTCCTCCCATCATCATCACCGCCTCTGGCGATATGACGCCCTTTACTTTAAGTTTTGGTAGTACGAAGGAAACCCAGCTGGTAATACTTACTGGGCGTCGTAATGGTGATTTAATACTTAAGGCAGCGAATACAAAATGA
- the lspI gene encoding GspI family T2SS minor pseudopilin variant LspI: protein MMMQRKTSGFTLIEVLLALTIIAVALTALLKAIAQNVEHTQRIKEKTISHWVAMQGVAMVQLGLLQISQSQETTQDTTMLGEHWFWRAKTSTTPIKSIQLITIFVSMEKAGPFREELHAFRYVP, encoded by the coding sequence ATGATGATGCAGCGCAAAACCTCTGGTTTTACCTTAATTGAGGTTTTATTAGCCCTCACGATTATTGCCGTCGCTCTCACCGCATTACTTAAAGCAATTGCGCAAAATGTGGAGCATACACAACGTATTAAAGAAAAAACCATAAGCCATTGGGTAGCGATGCAAGGTGTTGCAATGGTGCAATTAGGTTTATTGCAAATTAGTCAAAGTCAGGAAACCACTCAGGATACCACGATGCTGGGTGAGCATTGGTTTTGGCGAGCAAAAACCAGCACCACCCCAATAAAATCCATACAACTCATCACCATCTTCGTCAGTATGGAAAAAGCCGGACCTTTTCGAGAAGAATTGCACGCATTTAGGTATGTACCATGA